The genomic interval CGGCTGGTCGCGGGATGAGGCGATCGGGCGTCACTACGCCGAACTCTTCGACGAAGCGGCACCGGTCGAGGACATTGATCGATCGATCCGAGATAGCGGAACGTGGTCCGGCGAGGTCGTCCGCATACGCCGCGACGGCGCCCGGCTGATTCTGGCAAGCCGCTGGTTGCAGCGGCGCGATCCGGAGGGACGGGCGATCGGGATCATCGAGGCCAGCGCCGACCTCACGGAGAGCCGGCGGGCACATGCGGAACGGCTCAACTCGGAGCGGCGCTACAGCACCATCTTCAATTCCGCCGGCTTTGCGGCCCTGGAATGCGATCTCAGCAGTGCTTTGCGTCTGGTGTCGTCCGGGACCGGCGATGTAGTCGGTGCGCTGTGCGCGGATCTGACGCTGCTGGTAGCCGCAGTAGAGCGGATCACGATTTACAATGCCAATCCGGCCGCCTTGGAGATGTTCGACGCCAAAGACACTGGCGATCTGATTGCGGCCGAGTTGCTGGCCTGTTCGATCCCGGAGGTTCGGCAGGCGCTCGAAACCATTTTCGTCGCGCTCGTCGGCGGTGCGACACAGATCGAGACTGAAACGCGCTTCATCACACGGAGCGGGCGGTCGATCGACGCGGTGTTGCGATTGTCGGTGTTGCCGGACGGAGCCGACTGGTCGCGGGTGCTGCTGATGGCGTTCGACGTGACCGAACGCAACGAGGCGCGGGCCAAGATCGAGCGGATCTCCGCCGAGCTCGCCCACGCCGGGCGCGTCTCGGTGCTCGGTCAACTGGCGGCATCGGTTGCGCACGAAGTCAATCAGCCGCTTGCCGCGATTATCAACTACGGCAAATCAGGCAAACGCTGGCTGATGCGGCCGACCCCGGATCTCGGCGAGGTTGCCGATTGCCTGGACAAGATCGTGTCGAACGCTAATCGCGCGGCCGAGGTCGTCGGCCGCGTCCGCTTTCTGACGCGCAAATCGGCGCCGCGGTCGGATTCGGTCGATCTGGTGGTGATGGTTCAGGATGCCATCGAGTTGCTGAGACGGGAGATCCACCGCGCCAAGGCGACTGTGCGTGTCGAACCCGGCGGTCCGATCGCGGAGATCGATTGCGACCGCGTTCAGGTTCAGCAGGTGATCGTCAACCTGCTGATGAACGGGCTCCAGGCAATGCGAGGGCTCGATGCACGTCGTGAGATCCTGGTCAGTCTCGACGACAGCGGCGACACAGTGGCGGTCGCCGTCTGCGACACCGGGGCGGGGATCGCGGGGGACCCCAAGCAGATCTTCGAGCCGTTTTTCTCGACCAAATCCGATGGGATGGGTCTGGGATTGTCGATCTGCCGGACCATCATCGAGGCACAAGGCGGCCAGATCCTGGCGTCGAACAACGACGGTTCCGGCGCCACCGTGGCGTTCACTTTGCCGCGGAGCAACCCGCAAGAGGGGCGGCATCATCGCGGCCTCATATCTTGATATGATGGGTTCTGCAGGCCAAAGCCGTCATACCATCGCGGGGCCAGGTTCGCGGACGCCGCAGGAGACGACTTTGGCGCAGGGAAATACGATCTGCATCGTGGACGACGACGAAGACGTGCGAGAGAGCATTTCCAGCTTCTTTCGGTCGGTCGGGCTCCAGGTCGTCGGCTTCGGCACCGCCGAGAACTGTCTGTCGTCTGCGACGATCGACAGTGCCGCGTGTCTGATCACGGACCTGCATATGCCCGGAATGAACGGGCTTGGATTGCACCGCGAACTGCAGCGTCGCGGCGTCCAGGTGCCGGTCATCGTGATGACGGCCTATTCGACACCGGAGGCCCGTGCGGAAGCTCGCCATCTTGGCGCCGCCGGGTTCGTCGAGAAGCCGGTCGATCCCGAAATCCTACTGCAGAACGTCGAAACGATCCTGCGGGAGGCATCGGCTCATGATCGCGATCCAGATTCGCCGGAGCCGACGTCATGAGCGAGCCGTCGGGTGGGCCAGAACCATCACTGATCTGTGTCGTCGATGACGACGAAGACGTCCGTAGCTCGATCAGCAGCCTGCTGCGCTCGGTCGGCTATCGGGTGAAGACCTTCGCCGGACCGCAAGAATTTCTTGCCTCCGACGCCGTGGACACCGCCTCCTGCCTGATTCTGGATATCCGGCTCGGAGAAGCAGATGGCTTGGAATTCCAGGAGGAGCTTGTCGCCGCCGATACGCCGATTCCGATCATCCTGATCTCGGGGCACGGCGACATTCCGATGACGGTCCGGGCGATGAAGGCCGGCGCCGTCAACTTTCTGCCCAAGCCTTTCGCCGAGGCGGCGCTGCTCGCCGGCGTCCGGGAGGCCGTGTCTCGCGCGCGGCAGAAGCGGAGCGAGGCGGACCGGGATCATAGTCTCCGCATGCACTACGAATCGCTGACGTCGCGCGAACGCGAGGTGATGGGGCTTGTCACGGCCGGCTTGATGAACAAGCAGATTGCCTGGCAGCTGTCGCTCAGCGAGATCACCGTCAAGATTCACCGCGGCAACATGATGCGCAAGATGCAGGCGAAGTCTCTTGCCGAGCTGGTCCGGATGGCCGACGCGCTTGGCGTCCGGGCGACGTCTGCTGCTCGGCTCGACGGCCGCCGGCGTGAACCGCCGACGTCGCAACGTTAGCTCTGCGTCTATCCAGTTCGGATTTAGGTAAGGCTCGGCGGCTCGTTCGGTGCCGCGGAGGCGCGTGCCGACTCGAAGGGCGCTTCGTCAGGCGTCGTTGTCGCTCGGTGATCCGGCGGCTGTCAGATGAATCGTGCGGCGGACGCATCATGTCTGTTACGAGATCGACGATCACACGAACCTGTCGGCCGCTGACGAAGCGCGAGACCCGACATTGTTCGTGATGACCCGCTGATGTCTTCGAAGTGCTGTTGCGCAAACGCAGTGCTGATCCGGAACGGCTTCCGTCCCTGCGTTGCCAGATCGATGTCACGCGGCCGTCGAAAGGTAGCGCAGCTACCCTCGGCCTCGACGCTGTCGCACCGCAATCAGGAGACGATCATGTCGACCTTCACGACCGCCGATACCACGAAACTGTACTACAAGGATTGGGGCAGCGGCCAGCCGGTCGTGTTCAGTCACGGCTGGCCGCTATCGTCGGACGCGTTCGAGGACCAGATGTTCTTCCTCGCCCAGCGTGGCTTCCGGGTGATCGCCCACGATCGTCGCGGTCATGGCCGATCGGACCAGCCGTGGACCGGCAACGATATGGATACATACGCCGACGATCTCGCGGCGTTGGTCAAGCACCTCGATCTCTCGAATGCGATCCACGTTGGGCACTCCACCGGCGGCGGTGAGGTGGCGCGCTACATCGGCCGTCACGGTGCGGCGCGGGTGGCCAAGGCGGTGCTGATCGGCGCGGTCCCGCCAGTAATGGTGAAGTCCGCGACCAACCCCGGTGGACTGGACATCTCGGTGTTCGACGGTCTGCGCGCCGGCGTGACCACCGATCGCTCCAAATTGTGGAAGGATCTCAGCCTGCCGTTCTACGGCTACAATAAGCCGGGCGCGCAGGTGTCCGAGGCGGTGCGCGAGTCGTTCTGGCTGCAGGGCATGATGGCCGGTCTTCCGGCTGCGTATTTTTGCATCAAGGCGTTCTCCGAAACCGACATGACGGACGACCTCAAGAAGATCGAAGTGCCGACGCTGTTGTTGCACGGCGACGCCGATCAGATCGTCCCGATCGACGATTCGGCAAAACTCTCAGCGAAGCTGCTGAAGAATTGCGAACTGCAGGTGATTCCCGGCGCGCCGCACGGGATGTGCACGACCCACAAGGACCTGATCAACGAACGCCTGCTCGCCTTCTTCCAGAAGTAGTTGCTTGCGTCGGCCGGCCGAGCTCGTTCCTCCTTGTCGATCAGGCCCTTCGTTGAGCCGACCGCTCGACCCTCACGCCAGCGCTTTGCCCAGGCCAATCACGACCCTCCCTACGACCGATGAAAGGACCCTCACATGCAGCTGCCCCTCGTCCGCCCGAACCTGGATAGTCCAACGGATCTGTCGTCCGAGGCCATTCGCGACATTGCTGCCGCGTTGCGCGCCCTGCTGGCCGATGTCTTCGCCATTTATCTAAAGACGAAGAATTTCCACTGGCACATGTCCGGTCCGCACTTTCGCGACTACCATCTGATGCTCGACGAACAGTCGGACCAGATCTTCGGCATGACGGATCAGATCGCCGAACGTTCCCGCAAGATCGGGGGCACGGCACTGCATTCGATCGGACACATCGCCCGGACCCAGCGCATCCTCGACAACGACGCCGACTACGTGGATCCGCAAGACATGCTGGCCGAGCTTCGCGGCGACAATCAACAACTGACCGTCGAGCTACGCCGCCTGCACGGGCTTTGCGACCAATATGGCGATATCGCGACGACTAGCCTCATCGAGAACTGGATCGACGAGGCTGAGCGGCGGGTCTGGTTTCTCTACGAAGCTGGTCGGCACGGCCATAACTCGCACGGCGAATAGACGGGAGGCACCACATGACAATGACTTCCGAGGCGAGCCCTTCGCTCGGCAGCGTGCCCCGAGTCCTGGACGACAAATGGGGCTGGTTCGTCGCGATCGGGTTGATCGATCTGATCATCGGCGGGATCTCATCCACCAACCTGATGCTGGCCAATCTGGTATCCGTGGTGGTGATCGGCGCTGCGATGATCGTCAGCGGCATTGCCCAGGTCGTGCATGCCTTTTCGGCTCGCGGGCCGCGAGGCACGGCGTTTTGGTTTCTCAGCAGCTTGATTTATACGGCCGCCGGGGCCCTCATCGTGTATGATCCGCTGCTGGCGTCGCTCGAACTCGCGCTGCTGGCAGGATTCTTCCTGGCGAGCGTGGGCGTGATGCGCACCATTGTCGGCATCAAGACACGGCCTGCGGCGGGTTGGGGCTGGATCGTTGCCGCCGGCATTGTCAGCTTTGCAACTGGCAGCGTGCTGATCGTCAGTTCGCCGGGGATTGGCCTTTGGCTGTTTGGTGCGTTGCTTGTCGTCGACCTCATCGTGCAGGGCTGGGGTAACCTCGCCTTTGGCATTGCGCTCAAGGTGCGGGAGCTGCGGGCGGCGTGACGCAGTCGTCGTCCAGCCGAGTAGCCGCTAGCCGGCGGGCACTTGGTGCTCCGCTGGCTGCTTGTCCGCTGAAGCATTTCCCGGCCGAAGACTTTCAGTCGTCGACTCCTGGCTGCCTCCAGGACCTTCGGTGTGCAGAGGTCAGTGTGTCACATCGAGATGAAACGAGAGCGTGCTGCCGATCCCAGCCTGGGAGCGCGCCTGGAGCTTGCCGCCATGCGCTTCGATGATGGCGCGCGCGATCGTCAGGCCGAGGCCTCTCTTGGCCGGACGGGTCGAGAAGAACGGCTCGAACACGCGAGCCACGGTGTCCGCTTCCATCCCTGTTCCAGTATCGCTGATGCTGCAATGGACCGCGCTGCCGACATTCCGGATGGCAATCGACAGGCGCCGGTCTCGGCCTTCTGTGACGGCCATCGCGTCGACTGCGTTGCCGATGAGGTCGAGCAGGACCTGTTGGACTTGCACGGCATCGGCCCTCGCATAGCTCCGCATCGCAGGGAGCTCAGTTTCGACCGCGATCCTATGCCGTTCGATATCCTTCGCAACATTCCGCAGCACTGCTTCAAGCAGATCCTCGATCAGAACGGGCTCGAATGACGGTGCGGCGTGAACAGCCAGAGCTTGCAAGGACCGTGCGATGGCGACGGTGCGAAGCGCCGCGTCGCGCATGCGTTCCAGCCCCCGGATGACTTCACCGAGCTCGGCTTGCGGCCGGTCGAGCCAGCGAAGCGCCGCCTCCGCATCGAACACCAGGCTGGTGAGCGGATGATGGAGCTCCCGCGACATCACCGCGGCATAATGCCCAACGGCTGCCATTTCGTCGGAGCTGGCAGCATTCACAGACTTCACCGGATCGCCGATGCCATTGCGACTGCGGCTGTCAGGCGACGAGCGGAGGTCGCTCAGGGCCGGACTTTCGCCGGACCAGCACATCTGGGGGGTGCGGAAAGTTCGCGGGGCCGAAGCAGGCGGTTCTCGCATCCTTGCATTCCTCGGAAATCGGAGAGCGGCGCGCCGACGCCTCGGCCGGCAGCCCTTCCTCGATCGCGATGATGCCCGGCCCAGAACCATGCGTCTTGAACGAAATGCGAATCCGCTTGTGCAGATTGGGAGCGGCCTGACGCTTGCTCACCGGAGATGGTCGCGCCACGCCCTCGGCGTCGCGCCGGTCTCGCGGGCGAAAACCCGTGTGAAATGACTTTGGTCGGCAAAGCCGCAGGCGGCCGCAATCTCCGCGAGCGAAAGTCTGCCTTCGACGATCAGGCGCTTGGCGGTTTCGACGCGCATCTTGAGCAGCCAACGATGCGGTGTCGTCCCGGTGGCTTCGGCAAACTGCCGCGCGAAATAGCTCGGCGTAAGCCCGCATTCGGCCGCGATCTCGGCAATCGAAACGTCGCCGTCAAGACGGCTCGCGATCAGGTCCTTGGCTCGCCGCAGCCGCCAGCCCGACAGCCCCTTCGCCAGGACCCGCGGCTCGATCGCGACGCCGTAAGTGCCGGCAATGTGCGCACAGAGCGCCAGCATCGTGTGATCGAGGAAGAGCCGATTGGCCTCCGTGGGGCGCTCGAGCGCGGGAAGCATCGCCATCCCCAGATGCAGCATCGTCGGGTCGAAGAAGCCCTGGCCGCTCTGCGCGCGGAGTTCGTCGATCGCTCTCACGCCGCTGGCGGCGGCAAGGTCGGAAAAGTACTGTCGCGGAATATGGAAATGAAGGAAATCGAACGGATCCTCCAGCTTGGCTTCGACGCCATTGCGAAGGTCGAAGAAGACGCTGTGATTCCTGAGCAGATCGGTCTGCGGAGTGGTTCGGCCGCCGAGCCAGAGCTCACCCTTCTGATAGTCGATCAATTCGATCGTCAGCGCGTAGCCCTCTTCAGGCGGCACCGGTGCGACCATTCCGAACCCTGGGCCTCCGATCAAGCGGGCCACCGTGACGTCGCTTTGCGCCTTTCCCTTCACCAGCAGCGATGTGACCGAACACTGCCCACGCCAATGCTCGTCCAGCCGTGTGCCGTAGAATTCGGCGCTGCTCATCCGCGTTCCTTGCTGGGTATGGCAGCCCGACGGAGCTGCCTGTCGACACGCTGAGGGTCACGCGGCGGTTCGTCGGCCGGAGTGCAGGATGAGCGGTGCTCATTCCGAACGGTTGAGCGCGGTCCATTCGTCACGAGGCATGCGCCATCTGCTCCATTCCGAGTCGGCGGCTCTGGATGGTCGGATGCGGATGTCGGTCGATCCTGCCTCGGGCAACTTGCTGGGCCGTGCCGCAATGCCGCCGCGCCGCTGTCGCTACCTTGGCGAACGCGCGCGCTTCGATCTGCCGGACCCGTTCGGCAGAAAGCGAGAGCGATTGACCGATGGCCTCGAAGCTGGCGGGGCGGTCGCCCAGATGCCGCGCCGAAAAGATGTAGCGCTCACGCGCGTCGAGCTGCACCAGCGCGTCCCGGAGCGCGCCGCGCTGACGATCGAGTTCGTCGTGGCCCGCCAGAATGGCTTCGGCATTCGGCGAGTCGTCGGCGATCAAATCCTGCCACTCGCCGCTTTCGTCGAGGTCCGACAGCGGTGCGTTCAACGACAGATCGCCCGCCAAGCGCTGCTCCATCTCGACGACCTCGCGCAGCGGGACCTCGAGTGAGGTCGATATCTGCTCCGCCAGGTCTTTGGTGAGGGCACCGTGGTGGTCGGGCCTGAGCCGGCGGATCTCGCCGCGGAGACGGAAGAACAGCTTCTTCTGCGCCGGCGTTCGACCGATGCGCACCAGCGACCACGACCTAACGATATGATCGTAGATCGCCGACCGGATCCACCACACGGCGCAGGTCGCAAAGCGTGCGCCGCGCGTCGGATCGAACTTGTCGAGCGCCATCATCAGGCCGAGATTGGCTTCGGCGATCAGATCGCCGATCGGAAATCCGTAGCGTCGATAGTTGCGGGCCAGCTTCGCCGCGAGCCGAAGATGGCTTGTGATCAGCACGTCAGCCGCAGCTTTGTCGCGAGCAGTGTGCCAGCGCTGCCACAAGCGCGCCTCTTCATCCGGTTCGAGCACCGGATAGCGGCCGATCGCCCGCATGTAGTCTTGCTCGTCGAACAGCACGGAATTGACGTGTGTCGATGCGGGCGCCGCCATAGGAAATGATGAGGCCATAGTAATCTCCACTACCGATGCTGAACTCTAGTAAGCAAGGTAGCGAGGCCCCCTTCGACTGAACATTAAATCTAGGTGTTAAGTGGACAGCGGAACGAATAATCTGCGCTTCGTCCCGTCGCGTCCAGCGGGCGAGGCTGGATATCCGACCTTGGACGACGTTGCTGCGCGCGAAATGCACAAGGCATCGTTTATTTCGACAAGACGGGACCGCGAATCGATGCCGTAGATGCGTCCGGCTACTCACGATTCGTCTATCTTGATGGTACGCGCCCGATGGCTGTCGGCTTGACGGCCCTGTCGGATGCGCCGGCCCGTTACGGGCTGGTCGACCGCTGCTGTGAGTCGGCGATCGGGTTCGGCGAGTCGAGCTGGTCGGACGCCGCGCCGATTGCGAGGGCCACCAGCACCCCAGCGCCCCCCGACATTGAGCCGGTCAGGCCGAAATGCCCCAGTGCCGAGCTGCCCAGAACGACGCCGAGGAGAAAGGCGCTCCATGAGGCTCCATAGGCCAGCGCCTGAGCCGCGCCTCCTCGACCCTGCGCCAGATGTGCCAGAGCCTTGCCGAGATTGAATAGAAAACCGGTGATGAAGCTCTTGCCGAGGTCGGCGCCGGCGATCGTCTCGTGAGCGGCGTTCTGAATGCCCATCGCGACGCAGATAGGAAGCAGCGCGGCGTAGCTCGCGGTGCCGAGGCTCAGAGCGATCGTCAACAGCAGAAGGGCGATCTCCGTGGCCAGGACTGCCGTCAGCTTGAAGCGACTAACGGCATCACCTATCCACGATCCGATGAATGCGCCTGTGACGAATCCGACGATTACCACGGCGCAAAGTACCAGAAGGGCCCGATCGCCTTCGGCAATCGCAATGCCCAGGCGGGTGCTGTTGCCGCTCATGAACGAGACGTACAAGCCGGCCAAATGGGTGTAGCCCACGGCGTCGAGGTAGCCCGCCATGCACGTAAGCGACATTGCAAACACGCCGTGGAGCATCGAGCTTGCGCCGGCACCGGTCGCGATCTCCGGCGCTCCTGTCCTGTCGGCATCCGACCGCATCGTGGTCACTCGCTCTGGATGTCGGCTCTGCACTTGGACGAGAAACAACGATGCTTGCGCGCGATTATTCACACGCAAGCATCAGTCGGGACCGTCCTGCGTCAGCGCGTCACGGAACGTGGGTTTGGATTGAGCGCCGCCATCGCGACGTCGTCGAGCTCGAGGTGACCGCGGACCAGATCCGGCGGTGTCAGCGCCAGCCACTGATTGAGCGGAACGTCCCTGAAAAGCGGCTTGTTGAAGACGTTCAGCACGCGCACCGGGGTGGTGCCGATGTTCTCGATGTAGTGCGCGAGCGTCTTCGGCACATAGCCGACGTCGCCGGCGCGATAGTTGAACGTCCGCGCCTTGGAGGTGGCGTCGAACACCGTCATCCGGGCCTCGCCCTGGATGTAGTATTGCCATTCGTCGGCGTCGGGGTGCCAATGAATTTCGCGGAGCGCGCCAGGCTCGAGATCGATGATCAGCGCCGCCATGTTGGTCACCGGGAAGTTGCGGACGTCGATCACCGTGGTCTTGCCGCCGTCCCACTGCGTCGGCGTGAAGTCGCCGCCATGCACCGTGAACGGCGTGGCAGGGCGGTTCTTCGGCAGCTTGGCCATCACCTCGCCGAGCGGCGGCGGCACCGGCAGCGGGAAGATGTACTTCTCCTTCGGCGGCAGATTGGCGAAATGCGTCGCCGGGATGCCGAAGTTCTTGGCGACGACATCGATCGGCATGTGTGCCATCAGCTCGGTCACCAGCAGCGTTTCGTTCTCGGAGAAGTTGCCGTCGTCGAACACCAGCAGAAACTCGCAGCCTTCCGCGTGCGCCTGGATGGAATGCGGGATGCCGGAGGGGAACAGCCAGATGTCGCCGGCCTTCAGATCATCGACGAAGACGCCGCGATCGGCATCGACGGCGGTGACGCGGCAGCGGCCCTCGAGCACGTAGCCCCATTCTGCTTCCTTGTGCCAATGCAGCTCACGGACCACGCCGGGGCCGAGGCGCATGTCGACGCCGGCCATGCCCTTGGCGGCAGGCAATTCCCGGACCGTGACTTCGCGCGCCCAGCCGCCGGCTTCGAGCCGGTTGTGCGCCATGCCGAACGAGAACTTCAGGTTCGGGATCGAGCCGTTGTCGGTTGGCGGCGGAATGAGAATATCGGGGTTCTGCAGATCGAGTTCGATATTGCGCGGACCGGGATCGTCGGCGCCGTAGCTGCCGCGGATCGGTTGAGGTTTGGCTGATGTCGGCATTGCGTGTCTCCGCTGCATTGGATTGAGCCGGGTGTCTCGGCGCGCCGCTGAGGGCGGTCGAGCGAGTGGCGTTGCTCAAGTGAGACGGATGTCCCGCGCTACGCTTGTCCAATTGCACGCCGATGGTGGAGCGGTTCCGCTATCGAACGATCGCGCAGGGCGGGTTGTGAACGGCATGCGTCATGACAGCGCCCGGCATTCTTCGATCGTTTTGACCCCAGCAGCAGGCTCGAACGAACGGCCCAATCGATATCCGCCTGCGGCAGCGAGCAGTGAGAGTGCGACGACGCCGGTCACATAGGCGATTCCCAAGAGCGGGTGACGATCCAGAATGAGCGTGAACGTCTCCAGTCCCATCAGTGACCGTGTCGTGAAGCCGCCGCAGAATCCCGCCATCACGAACTGACGCGACACCGCGCTCGCGGGGAAAACCCCGCGCCGATCTGTCAGCGTGGCGTAAAGCGCGATGATGAACGAGCCGACGATGTTGACGACGGCCGTCGCGATCAGATCGCCGTTGCCTCCGACATCCATGATGATCGCAGCTGAGGTGAACCGCGACAGCGCCCCGAGCGCGCTGCCGAGCGCTACCGCGGTGCAGAGAACGATGCGCGAGGCCGGCATGGTTAAGCTCCTCCGCCCGCCGCCCAGATCGTACCGAAATAGCCCAGCGCCACGGCGATCAGACACAGAGTGGTCGATGCGATCACGTTGAGCACGGCGAGCCCTGCGCGACGGTCGAGCACCAGATTGATGGTCTGCAGACTGAACGACGACACCGTGGTGTAGCCGCCGAGCACGCCGGTGATGATCAGATCTCGTGTGAGCGGGCCGTCGAATGCACCCGCATAGACCCGGGCGAAGCCGACGAAGACGCCGATGAGCAACGCGCCGGTCACGTTGACGACGAGTGTGCCCCAGGGGAACGTCGTCCCCCATCGCAGTCCGACCGCATCCGAAACGACGAAGCGGGAAGCGCCTCCGATGGCGCCGCCGACACCGACCAACAAGCAGGCCTCGAGCGTCATTGTCTGCACCTCAGATGCGTCGTCGACGGAGACGTGTTGATGTCATCGATCGGCAGCGCAGGCGGGGGCGCGGGCGGCGTGCCCGCATGCGATCGCAGCCGCGCGATGTGGTTTCCGAGCGCGTCGAGATAGAGATAGACGACGGGCGTCGTGTATAGGGTCAGCACTTGCGACAGTAGCAGTCCGCCGACGATGGCGGTGCCGAGCGGCTGCCGCAGCTCCGATCCGGTGCCGGTGCCGAGCATCAACGGCAAGCCGCCCAGGATCGCCGCGCTGGTCGTCATCAGGATCGGCCGGAACCGCAGGGTGCAGGCCTGATAGATCGAGTCCTCGGGCGAGAGCCCCTGCGTGCGCCGGACATCAAGCGCGAAGTCGACCAGCATGATGCCGTTCTTCTTGACGATGCCGATCAGCAGGATGATGCCGATCAGCGCGATCACGCTGAGATCCATCTTCACGGCCATCAGCAATAGCAGCGCGCCGATTCCGGCCGACGGCAAGGTCGAAAGGATCGTGATGGGGTGGATCAGGCTTTCGTAGAGCACGCCGAGAATGATGTAGATCACGATCAACGCAACGCCGATCAGCAGCGGCGTGCCGGCCAGAGACGACTGAAACGCCTGGGCGTTGCCCTGGAATGAAGTAGCCAGCGCCGCCGGCTTGCCGGATGACTTCTCGAAAGCCTTGATCGCCGCTACGGCATCGCCGAGTGCGATCCCGGGC from Rhodopseudomonas palustris carries:
- a CDS encoding PAS domain-containing sensor histidine kinase — encoded protein: MRTIDRKKRRAVLVIAVVASALIFAADALSPIDGAVAVLYTGVVLMVAPLGRRFIVAAGCIAALLALTAFLWGHASELVGGALLRLVVSLVAILITVLLSVRDRSARISLAEQVRILEAAHDTVIIRDSAGIVGYWNEGAERLYGWSRDEAIGRHYAELFDEAAPVEDIDRSIRDSGTWSGEVVRIRRDGARLILASRWLQRRDPEGRAIGIIEASADLTESRRAHAERLNSERRYSTIFNSAGFAALECDLSSALRLVSSGTGDVVGALCADLTLLVAAVERITIYNANPAALEMFDAKDTGDLIAAELLACSIPEVRQALETIFVALVGGATQIETETRFITRSGRSIDAVLRLSVLPDGADWSRVLLMAFDVTERNEARAKIERISAELAHAGRVSVLGQLAASVAHEVNQPLAAIINYGKSGKRWLMRPTPDLGEVADCLDKIVSNANRAAEVVGRVRFLTRKSAPRSDSVDLVVMVQDAIELLRREIHRAKATVRVEPGGPIAEIDCDRVQVQQVIVNLLMNGLQAMRGLDARREILVSLDDSGDTVAVAVCDTGAGIAGDPKQIFEPFFSTKSDGMGLGLSICRTIIEAQGGQILASNNDGSGATVAFTLPRSNPQEGRHHRGLIS
- a CDS encoding response regulator transcription factor, which encodes MDDDEDVRESISSFFRSVGLQVVGFGTAENCLSSATIDSAACLITDLHMPGMNGLGLHRELQRRGVQVPVIVMTAYSTPEARAEARHLGAAGFVEKPVDPEILLQNVETILREASAHDRDPDSPEPTS
- a CDS encoding response regulator transcription factor gives rise to the protein MSEPSGGPEPSLICVVDDDEDVRSSISSLLRSVGYRVKTFAGPQEFLASDAVDTASCLILDIRLGEADGLEFQEELVAADTPIPIILISGHGDIPMTVRAMKAGAVNFLPKPFAEAALLAGVREAVSRARQKRSEADRDHSLRMHYESLTSREREVMGLVTAGLMNKQIAWQLSLSEITVKIHRGNMMRKMQAKSLAELVRMADALGVRATSAARLDGRRREPPTSQR
- a CDS encoding alpha/beta fold hydrolase — encoded protein: MSTFTTADTTKLYYKDWGSGQPVVFSHGWPLSSDAFEDQMFFLAQRGFRVIAHDRRGHGRSDQPWTGNDMDTYADDLAALVKHLDLSNAIHVGHSTGGGEVARYIGRHGAARVAKAVLIGAVPPVMVKSATNPGGLDISVFDGLRAGVTTDRSKLWKDLSLPFYGYNKPGAQVSEAVRESFWLQGMMAGLPAAYFCIKAFSETDMTDDLKKIEVPTLLLHGDADQIVPIDDSAKLSAKLLKNCELQVIPGAPHGMCTTHKDLINERLLAFFQK
- a CDS encoding Dps family protein, producing the protein MQLPLVRPNLDSPTDLSSEAIRDIAAALRALLADVFAIYLKTKNFHWHMSGPHFRDYHLMLDEQSDQIFGMTDQIAERSRKIGGTALHSIGHIARTQRILDNDADYVDPQDMLAELRGDNQQLTVELRRLHGLCDQYGDIATTSLIENWIDEAERRVWFLYEAGRHGHNSHGE
- a CDS encoding HdeD family acid-resistance protein; the encoded protein is MTMTSEASPSLGSVPRVLDDKWGWFVAIGLIDLIIGGISSTNLMLANLVSVVVIGAAMIVSGIAQVVHAFSARGPRGTAFWFLSSLIYTAAGALIVYDPLLASLELALLAGFFLASVGVMRTIVGIKTRPAAGWGWIVAAGIVSFATGSVLIVSSPGIGLWLFGALLVVDLIVQGWGNLAFGIALKVRELRAA
- a CDS encoding sensor histidine kinase, which produces MKSVNAASSDEMAAVGHYAAVMSRELHHPLTSLVFDAEAALRWLDRPQAELGEVIRGLERMRDAALRTVAIARSLQALAVHAAPSFEPVLIEDLLEAVLRNVAKDIERHRIAVETELPAMRSYARADAVQVQQVLLDLIGNAVDAMAVTEGRDRRLSIAIRNVGSAVHCSISDTGTGMEADTVARVFEPFFSTRPAKRGLGLTIARAIIEAHGGKLQARSQAGIGSTLSFHLDVTH
- a CDS encoding helix-turn-helix domain-containing protein: MSSAEFYGTRLDEHWRGQCSVTSLLVKGKAQSDVTVARLIGGPGFGMVAPVPPEEGYALTIELIDYQKGELWLGGRTTPQTDLLRNHSVFFDLRNGVEAKLEDPFDFLHFHIPRQYFSDLAAASGVRAIDELRAQSGQGFFDPTMLHLGMAMLPALERPTEANRLFLDHTMLALCAHIAGTYGVAIEPRVLAKGLSGWRLRRAKDLIASRLDGDVSIAEIAAECGLTPSYFARQFAEATGTTPHRWLLKMRVETAKRLIVEGRLSLAEIAAACGFADQSHFTRVFARETGATPRAWRDHLR
- a CDS encoding RNA polymerase factor sigma-32, encoding MASSFPMAAPASTHVNSVLFDEQDYMRAIGRYPVLEPDEEARLWQRWHTARDKAAADVLITSHLRLAAKLARNYRRYGFPIGDLIAEANLGLMMALDKFDPTRGARFATCAVWWIRSAIYDHIVRSWSLVRIGRTPAQKKLFFRLRGEIRRLRPDHHGALTKDLAEQISTSLEVPLREVVEMEQRLAGDLSLNAPLSDLDESGEWQDLIADDSPNAEAILAGHDELDRQRGALRDALVQLDARERYIFSARHLGDRPASFEAIGQSLSLSAERVRQIEARAFAKVATAARRHCGTAQQVARGRIDRHPHPTIQSRRLGMEQMAHAS
- a CDS encoding YoaK family protein; the encoded protein is MRSDADRTGAPEIATGAGASSMLHGVFAMSLTCMAGYLDAVGYTHLAGLYVSFMSGNSTRLGIAIAEGDRALLVLCAVVIVGFVTGAFIGSWIGDAVSRFKLTAVLATEIALLLLTIALSLGTASYAALLPICVAMGIQNAAHETIAGADLGKSFITGFLFNLGKALAHLAQGRGGAAQALAYGASWSAFLLGVVLGSSALGHFGLTGSMSGGAGVLVALAIGAASDQLDSPNPIADSQQRSTSP
- a CDS encoding oxalate decarboxylase family bicupin; amino-acid sequence: MPTSAKPQPIRGSYGADDPGPRNIELDLQNPDILIPPPTDNGSIPNLKFSFGMAHNRLEAGGWAREVTVRELPAAKGMAGVDMRLGPGVVRELHWHKEAEWGYVLEGRCRVTAVDADRGVFVDDLKAGDIWLFPSGIPHSIQAHAEGCEFLLVFDDGNFSENETLLVTELMAHMPIDVVAKNFGIPATHFANLPPKEKYIFPLPVPPPLGEVMAKLPKNRPATPFTVHGGDFTPTQWDGGKTTVIDVRNFPVTNMAALIIDLEPGALREIHWHPDADEWQYYIQGEARMTVFDATSKARTFNYRAGDVGYVPKTLAHYIENIGTTPVRVLNVFNKPLFRDVPLNQWLALTPPDLVRGHLELDDVAMAALNPNPRSVTR